Proteins found in one Agaribacterium sp. ZY112 genomic segment:
- a CDS encoding ankyrin repeat domain-containing protein: MSFSIDQQVIFAARSGNLELLQERVEAGGNINHQDPSHGSAITVAINSNNLEVLDWLIAQGADLNQENSHGITPLDQALRFPNTQVVRLLAYNGAKLGKTVRSHYKARLEECLKHG, encoded by the coding sequence ATGAGTTTTTCGATAGATCAACAAGTTATATTTGCAGCTCGGTCTGGCAATCTTGAACTTCTTCAAGAAAGGGTTGAAGCGGGTGGCAATATAAACCATCAAGATCCAAGTCATGGCTCTGCTATCACTGTGGCAATAAACTCAAATAACCTTGAAGTTTTAGATTGGCTAATTGCCCAAGGGGCTGACCTAAACCAAGAAAATAGCCACGGCATCACCCCACTAGATCAAGCTCTAAGATTCCCTAACACACAGGTGGTGCGCCTGCTTGCATATAACGGGGCAAAGCTAGGCAAGACGGTGCGATCTCATTACAAAGCTCGTCTAGAGGAGTGCCTAAAACATGGCTAA
- a CDS encoding IS3 family transposase, translating into MRYAYIESLRAEFSVVKMCRWLKVSRSGYYKWREREPSSQAVYREQLRLAVLQTFEALKARYGAPRLTLELLDQGFFCSVNHVAKLMSDEGLRARNGKSFKYSPSGAARNNIAKNLLDRDFVATKPNEKWVSDITYIPVRGGHVYLAVVMDLFSRKVIGWALDKTMTTALISNALNMAVSSRKCEPGLLLHSDQGVQYRSADYVLAMHDEGITPSMSRKGNCWDNAAMESFFSRLKVEEVFDQSYADLSEVYSSVFEYIEMFYNRVRKHSANDYASPVEYENYYYEECA; encoded by the coding sequence GTGAGGTACGCCTATATAGAGTCACTCCGGGCAGAGTTCTCAGTCGTAAAAATGTGTCGATGGCTCAAGGTTAGCCGTTCTGGATACTATAAATGGCGAGAGCGTGAACCAAGCTCCCAAGCTGTCTATCGTGAGCAGCTCAGACTAGCTGTTTTGCAAACATTTGAAGCCTTAAAAGCTCGTTACGGCGCACCGAGGCTTACGCTGGAGCTTCTTGATCAAGGATTTTTCTGCTCAGTCAACCATGTCGCTAAGCTCATGTCTGATGAGGGTTTGAGAGCCAGGAACGGTAAGTCGTTCAAGTACAGCCCCTCGGGGGCGGCAAGAAATAATATCGCTAAGAATCTATTAGATAGAGACTTTGTTGCAACCAAACCAAATGAGAAGTGGGTATCGGATATCACCTACATACCGGTTCGGGGTGGTCATGTTTATCTTGCAGTTGTTATGGATTTGTTCTCAAGAAAGGTTATTGGTTGGGCTTTGGATAAGACGATGACAACTGCGCTTATTTCAAATGCATTAAATATGGCTGTATCAAGCCGTAAATGTGAGCCCGGATTATTGCTGCATTCAGATCAAGGCGTTCAATATAGATCTGCTGATTATGTTTTGGCTATGCATGACGAAGGCATCACGCCGAGCATGAGTCGCAAAGGCAACTGCTGGGATAATGCCGCAATGGAGTCTTTCTTTTCCCGACTGAAAGTTGAAGAAGTGTTCGATCAATCATACGCTGATCTAAGCGAGGTATACTCGAGTGTGTTCGAATATATAGAAATGTTTTACAATCGAGTACGGAAGCACTCAGCAAATGATTACGCCAGTCCAGTTGAGTATGAAAATTATTATTACGAAGAGTGTGCTTAA
- a CDS encoding 4-oxalocrotonate tautomerase family protein — translation MPYVNIKVTNEGVSKEQKAALVLGATELLQTVLNKNPERTVVVIDEVETDNWGIAGELVTERRIRGS, via the coding sequence GTGCCGTATGTAAATATAAAGGTAACTAATGAAGGCGTAAGTAAAGAACAAAAAGCAGCATTGGTTTTGGGGGCTACTGAACTGCTTCAGACTGTTTTAAATAAGAATCCTGAAAGGACTGTGGTTGTCATTGATGAGGTTGAAACAGACAATTGGGGTATAGCAGGAGAGCTAGTTACTGAGCGTAGGATTAGGGGGAGTTAG
- a CDS encoding transposase, producing MTKKTKNKYNHYTEDFRREAVRRSEGPDTSAAEVARELGIHPGQIYNWRRQYKRLSDKQFNAVDGVDYSKQESEEVRKLKRQISDLKEENEFLKKAAAYFSKPNW from the coding sequence ATGACTAAGAAAACGAAGAACAAATACAACCATTACACCGAAGATTTCCGCCGAGAAGCCGTGCGTCGATCTGAAGGCCCAGATACGTCAGCCGCTGAAGTAGCGCGTGAGCTAGGCATTCACCCCGGCCAGATTTACAATTGGCGTCGACAATATAAGCGATTATCAGATAAGCAGTTTAATGCGGTGGATGGTGTGGATTATTCTAAGCAGGAAAGCGAAGAAGTACGCAAACTAAAGCGTCAAATCTCAGATCTTAAAGAAGAAAATGAATTCTTAAAAAAGGCGGCGGCGTACTTCAGCAAGCCAAATTGGTGA
- a CDS encoding VOC family protein encodes MKSLFPDICSKNLLESKAFYISLLGFEVIFEIDWYIQLQSPRIEPIQIAFVDINHSSVPKEHQKIPQGVVVTVELDDVDAVYQKALALKLPVIVELCDEEWGQRHFMVEDPNGLLVDVYTMLEPTYEFAVKYGLT; translated from the coding sequence ATGAAAAGCTTGTTTCCTGATATTTGCTCAAAAAATCTTCTTGAATCTAAAGCGTTTTATATTTCTTTACTGGGGTTTGAAGTGATCTTTGAGATTGATTGGTACATACAATTACAAAGCCCTAGGATAGAGCCTATTCAGATTGCCTTTGTTGATATTAACCATTCCAGTGTGCCCAAAGAGCATCAGAAGATACCTCAGGGAGTAGTCGTAACTGTTGAGCTGGATGATGTTGATGCGGTTTATCAGAAAGCTTTGGCTTTGAAATTACCAGTAATCGTCGAGTTGTGTGATGAAGAGTGGGGGCAGAGGCACTTTATGGTGGAAGACCCAAATGGCTTGCTGGTGGATGTTTATACAATGCTTGAGCCCACATATGAGTTTGCAGTAAAGTATGGTCTTACGTAA
- a CDS encoding MarR family winged helix-turn-helix transcriptional regulator, with the protein MFERCLYFNTNTLARKLNARWEKAFDPFDLAPSHAYLLRLVLDSPGLTQQELTTELQLNKSTVTRFVSALEKKKLVLRKEGGEDQRSNSIWPSPKAVAIKLELEQLGDELYASMCSAIGKKNAETFVEMARKINNEI; encoded by the coding sequence ATGTTTGAGCGTTGTCTTTATTTTAATACTAATACATTAGCAAGAAAACTAAATGCGCGATGGGAAAAGGCCTTTGATCCTTTTGATCTAGCTCCTTCTCACGCTTATTTGCTTCGTTTAGTGCTTGATTCACCTGGGTTAACTCAGCAGGAGTTAACAACAGAGCTTCAACTTAATAAATCTACCGTAACCCGCTTTGTCTCAGCGTTAGAGAAGAAAAAACTCGTGTTAAGAAAGGAGGGAGGCGAAGATCAGCGTAGTAATTCTATATGGCCTTCACCTAAAGCAGTCGCGATTAAGCTAGAGTTAGAGCAGTTAGGCGATGAGCTTTATGCTTCTATGTGTAGCGCTATAGGCAAAAAAAATGCAGAGACTTTTGTGGAAATGGCTAGAAAAATCAATAATGAAATCTAA
- a CDS encoding MAPEG family protein — MTNLNPDIFWLTLTILMTSLFWVPYIINRMYEHGVWSALYNPQPDTRPKAQWAERMMKAHENAIENLVLFSTLVLTVEILQIGSHTTALACAIYFFSRLAHFTLYSLRVPLLRTITFLIGWICQIVIGLSILRITW; from the coding sequence ATGACAAATCTAAACCCCGATATTTTTTGGTTAACATTAACGATACTAATGACATCCCTATTCTGGGTCCCCTATATTATAAACAGAATGTATGAACACGGAGTTTGGTCGGCGCTATATAACCCACAGCCAGATACCAGACCCAAAGCACAATGGGCAGAGCGTATGATGAAAGCCCATGAGAATGCCATCGAAAACTTAGTTTTATTCTCTACTCTCGTGCTAACTGTAGAAATATTACAAATAGGATCACACACTACAGCCTTAGCATGCGCTATTTACTTTTTTTCTAGACTTGCTCACTTCACCCTTTACTCACTTAGAGTGCCACTCCTTAGAACCATAACTTTTTTAATTGGATGGATATGCCAAATTGTAATTGGCTTATCCATACTTCGCATAACTTGGTAG
- a CDS encoding winged helix-turn-helix transcriptional regulator translates to MRKQRHQQYNDCPVEAALDVIGGKWKSILLFRVIEETRRFNELRRLIPNVTQRTLTNQLRELERDGLISRKVYAEVPPRVEYSATELGLSLRSVLQALTAWSEDHLLPSFNKKEVVNNQ, encoded by the coding sequence ATGCGTAAGCAACGCCATCAACAATACAATGACTGCCCTGTAGAAGCTGCCCTTGATGTTATTGGGGGGAAGTGGAAGTCCATTTTGCTTTTTCGTGTGATAGAGGAAACAAGGCGATTTAACGAATTACGTAGATTGATTCCGAATGTGACGCAAAGAACGTTAACTAATCAGTTAAGAGAACTTGAGCGTGACGGCTTAATCAGCAGAAAAGTATATGCAGAGGTGCCTCCTAGAGTCGAGTATTCTGCAACTGAGCTTGGCCTATCTTTGAGATCTGTTTTACAGGCTCTGACAGCTTGGTCTGAGGATCATCTATTGCCCTCTTTTAATAAAAAAGAAGTTGTTAATAATCAGTAG
- a CDS encoding DMT family transporter, translating into MNNSVIYAFIMLLAGLGIPVMAALNGGLGARLQSPVLAATILFSFGFFVAASVLLITEGIPSTFTTNVFIPWYFYCGGAFVVFYVLSITWVAPRFGVSNAVSFVLLGQLLAMTVVDHFAFLGMPHSPLNIKRLSGLVLMSLGVFLVLNRPKYV; encoded by the coding sequence ATGAATAATTCGGTGATTTATGCTTTTATAATGCTGTTAGCTGGGCTTGGTATTCCTGTAATGGCAGCATTAAATGGCGGGCTCGGGGCTAGGCTTCAAAGCCCAGTTCTTGCGGCTACTATCTTATTTAGCTTTGGTTTTTTTGTTGCAGCTTCTGTGCTTTTAATAACAGAGGGTATTCCATCTACCTTTACGACCAATGTATTTATTCCGTGGTATTTCTATTGTGGAGGGGCGTTTGTAGTTTTCTATGTGCTAAGTATTACTTGGGTTGCTCCTCGTTTTGGTGTCTCTAACGCGGTTTCATTTGTATTGTTAGGACAGTTATTGGCTATGACGGTTGTTGATCATTTTGCTTTTCTAGGTATGCCTCATTCCCCCTTAAACATCAAGCGGCTTTCAGGTCTAGTGCTTATGAGTTTAGGTGTATTCTTAGTGCTTAATAGGCCGAAGTATGTGTGA
- a CDS encoding DUF2059 domain-containing protein has translation MNKLILIMCLFLPQVAFSENASHRDAAQRVIEGFENKPVEQRAMDLVNAIEKMGMGMPKEKKELVSIFTEMLGSDAFKADMQNIYMANFTEVELVRISELLNDPVFQKFIGSRMKVYADSQQVMSKYIQKAFE, from the coding sequence ATGAATAAATTAATCCTTATAATGTGTCTGTTCTTGCCTCAAGTGGCTTTTTCCGAAAATGCGTCTCACAGAGACGCAGCACAAAGAGTAATTGAAGGTTTTGAAAATAAGCCGGTTGAACAACGAGCGATGGATTTGGTTAATGCTATTGAGAAAATGGGCATGGGAATGCCAAAGGAAAAAAAAGAGTTAGTTTCAATATTTACAGAAATGTTAGGTTCTGATGCTTTTAAGGCCGACATGCAAAATATATACATGGCTAACTTTACAGAAGTCGAGCTTGTTAGAATATCAGAATTACTTAATGACCCTGTGTTTCAAAAATTTATCGGTAGTAGAATGAAAGTATACGCAGATAGTCAGCAAGTGATGTCAAAATATATACAAAAAGCATTTGAGTAA
- a CDS encoding GyrI-like domain-containing protein, which produces MLENLMPIGRFSKSCRLTIKALRHYDEIGLLKPVFVEPETGYRYYAQHQAKRAVLINMLRSLDIAIPAIDKLLEADEVELGSLLEMEQAHILLELNRKQSILKSIKRISQSGVLIPYDISIRTEPSYMVAKLSCSSTLDQLVEDGAKVIYQLHGILNKAGRDFEDPVMCINRDPDKQGNVLIDGCIGIKKPYPELGAAEIVDISGGTVAWLTHKGCYSELGLAYHSLFAWSQEHGYQQRDDMREIYRNNPEEVKVEELITEVLLPIE; this is translated from the coding sequence ATGTTAGAAAACCTAATGCCGATAGGGCGCTTTTCTAAAAGCTGTCGCTTAACTATTAAGGCGTTACGCCACTATGATGAAATTGGTTTACTAAAACCTGTTTTTGTTGAACCAGAAACAGGGTATCGATACTACGCACAGCACCAAGCTAAAAGAGCGGTATTGATAAACATGTTGCGCTCTCTCGATATTGCTATTCCCGCCATTGATAAGTTACTAGAGGCCGATGAAGTAGAGTTAGGTTCTCTCCTTGAGATGGAACAGGCGCACATATTGCTTGAACTAAATCGTAAGCAGAGCATCCTGAAGTCGATAAAGCGCATTAGCCAAAGCGGAGTGCTTATTCCCTACGACATCTCGATACGAACTGAGCCGTCTTATATGGTTGCGAAATTATCATGCTCCTCAACCTTAGATCAGCTTGTTGAAGATGGCGCTAAGGTCATCTATCAATTGCATGGGATTCTAAATAAAGCAGGACGAGACTTTGAAGACCCTGTCATGTGTATCAACCGAGACCCAGATAAACAAGGTAATGTGCTTATCGATGGCTGTATTGGGATTAAAAAGCCATATCCTGAATTGGGTGCAGCAGAGATTGTCGATATATCAGGGGGGACTGTTGCGTGGTTAACTCACAAAGGGTGTTACAGTGAACTCGGTCTTGCCTATCACTCATTATTTGCTTGGAGTCAGGAGCATGGCTACCAGCAACGTGATGACATGCGAGAAATTTACAGAAATAACCCTGAAGAAGTTAAAGTCGAAGAGTTGATTACAGAAGTTTTATTGCCGATTGAATAA